The stretch of DNA GGCGGTGAGCCAATCGGCGAGAACGGTGCGGCGGTCTTTGCCGGTGCAATCCGGCGTGTCGCCGCCGAGGAACTTGGGCGCCATGGCGCGGTTGTCTTTGATGTGGTTGACTTCGCCGCCGCGCCGGTCGAACACGATGCGTTCGCGCGGGTCGCTCGAGCCTTTTTGCCCCACCTGCGCGAAGAACGCGGAGAACGAGTAGTAATCGTCCATGGTCCAGCGTTCGAAGGGGTGGTTGTGGCACTGCGCGCATTTGAGCTGAATGCCCATGAATACCTGGGCGACGTTTTCCGCCATTTGCAGCGGGTTCGGCTCGGCGACGTAGAAGTTGACGGCGGGTTCGGTGAAGTTGCCGCCCTGCGCGGTGAGGAGTTCACGGACGAGCTGGTCGATGGGTTTGTTGGTCGTGATGGCGTTGCGCAGCCAGTCGTTGTAGCGGTTGAGCGCCTTGCGGTCGACCTGGTTGGGCACTGTCTGCACGCGGAGCAGGTCGGCCCATTTCATGGCCCAGAGTTCGTTGAACTCGGGGCGTTCGAGCAGGGTGTCGATCAGTTTCGCGCGCTTGTCCGCCGCAGTGTCGGCGAGGAAGGAGCGCGTCTCGTCCGCGGTGGGCAGGATGCCGAGAACGTCCATATACGCGCGCCGGACAAAGGTGGCGTCGTCGCAGGACGCCGCGGGAAGCACGCGGAGTTTCTTGAGCTTGTCGAAGATGAAGTCATCGACGTAGTTGACGGGCTTGGCGTCTTCCGGCCACGCCATCGTAAGGCCCTGTGGGATTACGATGACTTTCGACACGACGGCGAAACTGCCGTAGCGCGCCATGATATAGCCCTCGCCGGGATCGGCGGCAGTGGTTTTTGCAGTGGGCACGTCGAGCGGACAGGTCAAGTCGTCGCTCGAACTGAGGATCGCGAGGTTTGTGACGTCGCGATCGGAACCGTCCGAGTACAACCCGCGCACGACGAATCGCTGCTGCGCGCCCGCGCCTTCGAGCACGGCGGACCTGGGAAGGATTTCGACGCCGGTCAGCGATGGCGGCGGCGCGGGGTCGTTCTTCGCGCCTTCGGAAATCCACTTGTGGAGCGTGTCGTACAGCGGCGTGTTCTTTTCGAAGCGCGAGCCGCCGTCGTGCACGACGTCGCCCGTGGCCTTTTGCAGCAACAGACTCTCGGCGGGACTGCCGGCGTTCATGCGGCGCGCGCGGTTGTCGCGCGTGAGGTTGATGTAATCGAGGCCGGGGTCGAAGCCGAACAGCGATACACGGAACCCGTTCTTGCCCGAAGCGCTGCCGTGGCAGGACCCGGCGTTGCAGCCGGCCTTCATGAGTACGGGCTCGACGTCGTTCTTAAAGCTCTCTTCCGGATTGAGTGCTGCGTTAGTCACTTTCACGGGCACGGCGGCGGACTTGTCGCCGTGCGTGACGGTTGCGACCGCTTCGCCATCGCCAACCGCGATGAACGCGCCGTTCTCGAACTTCGCAACGCCTTCCTTGTCGAAGGTTACGGCGATATCGGGCGTGCGATCGAGTGTCACGCCGTCTTCGCGCGATTCGACGGCGATCAGGCGTTGGACGTCGGTTTGGTTTTCGAGCGAAATCGCCGACGGGTATACAGCGAACGGATCGGCGTATGCCGATGCCGCGCAAGTCGCGATCGCAACGAGCGAACTGAAGTAATTCAGATATCTCACGGCTACATCTCCGGTCTTTCCGCTATCGTACAAATCGAGTTTACCCTGCCGCCGCGACGGGGAACCGCGTCTTTCTTTCCGGTTCGTCGGGCTTCTTTTCTTCCGGTTTCGGGGCCTCCGGCGCGGGCGCGGCGGCGGGAGGCAACGGCGCAAAGACCTGCAGTTGTCCGCCGCCCCATTGGTGCAGGACGTCCTCGCCTTCGGCCTGGATAACCGCGCGCACGAACAGATTTCCGAACTTGCCGACGGGCGCATCCGCGGCGATTTCGATGGGGAACACCAGTTCTTTGGTGTCCTTCGAGAATTGCTGCGGTCCCGTCGTGCATCCTTTCGGCAGGCCGAGCAACTCCGCATTGAAGTTGCCGGCATATTCGTGTTGCTGATTTACGGTGACTTTCAACTGTGCGGGTTTGCCTTGTTCGGACTCGGCCGTGGCGACGTCGAAGGTGACCCAGGGCGCGGCGATAGTGATGGGGGTGAGGGGGGTGCTGACGGTGTACCCCGAACTCGTGCCGATGACGGCGATGCGGAATGTGCCCGCGCCGGCGTTTCCGTTCGCGTTCATGAAGATGGCCGCTTCGGTGCCGCCTTCGGGGATGTCTGCCGTACCCGCTCCAAGGCCGCCGGGCATCCACAACGTGCGCAAATTGATGGGTGCGGTGAAGCCTTCGCTTCGTTTGGCGACGACTTTCAGGTTCATCGTACCGTTCTGCACGATGGGAACCTTGGGTTGGACGATTTCGATCGAGAACGGCGCGGCTTCGCCGACGGCGGTCGCGAGTTTCTCGACGCGGCGCGTCTGGAAGACCACGAGGTTGTCGCCATAGATGAGGACGACGTCCTGTTTGAGACCGCCGGTGACGTTCGCGCCTTCCTGTTCGAGCTTGCCGTTCAGCGTGACCATCGATCCGGCGACCGGCGCGTCAGGCGCCGCGGAGAAGACGACGGGGACCTGAGTCTGTCCCGCGGCGATCGGATCGAAGTCCGCGGTGACGCCCTGGGGCAGCCCGTCAAACGCGAGACTGAGCGGGCCGTCGAATTCCGCGCGCGCGATGTTGAGCAGCATGAAATTGCGGTTGCCGGCGTGGACGGCCATGTTCGCCGGTTCGTAGTTGCCGACGCCGAGGAACGTGCTGAAGCTGAGCGAAGGCGAAACCGGCGCGATTTCGATTCGGTACGCGAAGGTCGGCCCGCCGCGCGAGAGGTGGTCGTTTACGTAGACAACGTGGGTGCCGGTCTCCGCGAGCGTCACGCGCATGTAGGAATCGGGGCCGATTGCGTCGTCGTTGCTCGCCAGCGCGCTTCCCGACGGATTGAGTAAAACGGCGACGCTGTCGAGCGGCGAACCCATTTCGCGGGCATAGACGCGCACGTCGAAGACCTGGCCGGCGGTACCTTCAAATTTGAAGAAGTCGATGTCGCCGTCTTGATTGATAACGCCGTCGAAGGCGACGGGCGCGGCGGCGGGCGCGGGCGTTGCGGTTGCGGCGTCGTTGTTGGGTTCGACTTCGAGCGTCGTTGGCAATGGGCTTGCGCGGAAGGGGACCGGGGTGGGAGACACGCCTGAATCGTTCGAGGCAAAGACGACCGTCGGCATCACGGAATCGGCGGGAGCGGCGACGGGTTGCGCCGTCAGGGTGGGATCGCCGAGCCACGAGACATTCACTTCCGATCCCGGCGCGCCGCCCATGGGCGTCACAGCGAGCGGACGCGGAAACTTGCCGACGTGCAGGCGGTAGTAGAACCCGCCGCCGCCGCCGAACGCGGCTTCGCTCACGGCGATGACGTAGCGGCCTGCTTCCTTCACTTCGTGGACGAATGCGGCATCCTGCTTCATCATCGGCGTATCGTCTTCCGCGATGATCTCGCGGCCCGCGGTGTCGAACAAACGCAGCTTGGGATCGAAGAGCGGACCACCAAGACGAATGGCCTCGATTTCCGCGGACAGTTTGTCGCCCGCGTTGAGATCGAACGCGAAGTAGTCGGCGTCCTCGTTGGTGACCTGGCCGTTAATCGTGGTGCCGAGAGGGAACACGACCGGGTTTTTTTGATCGTTGTTCGCGGCCTCGTTTTCGTCGACCTCGGTGAGCGCGCCGACGCTGAAGAGTTTGAGGTTGGTGAGGCCCGACTTGGTGCGCACGCGGAGCGCGTGGGTGCCGAGCGGGCAGTCCGGCGCGATGTTGAGCTTGAACCGCGCTTTGCCCGCTTCGGCCGAGACCATCTCGGCAACGGTGATGCCGGGATCGTGAAACATGACGTCGCAGGCGTCGGCGAGGTTGCCGCCGTGGAAATCGACTTCGACGGTGCCACCGCGGGCTGCGCCGCGCGGCAGTATATCGCCCAGGCTTGGAGCTACCGCCGATGCGGCGGAGGAAAATAGGACGATGCTGAAGGCCACGCCCAAGGCGGCCCGGGTTCCACTACGCATTGCGGCTTACCTCTACGCAACGATCGGCGCGATGACATTGCCGTCACGCACCAGATCGATGGGACGGTTGCCGTCGCTCATCAGTTTCTTGTGAATATCGATGCCGAGCTGGTTGAAGACCGTCGCGGAAATGTCGGCCGGTCCGACCGGGTCTTTCGACGGCTCGGAGCCGTAGGCGTCGGTCGCGCCGTGAATCGTGCCGCCTTTAAGGCCGCCGCCCGCCATGACCACGCTGAAGGCCTTGGGCCAGTGGTCGCGGCCCGCGTCCTTGTTGATGCGGACCGTACGTCCGAATTCGGTCGAGAGCACGACGAGCGTCTTTTCGAGCAGACCGCGCGACGCCAGGTCGGAGATGAGGGCTGCGACGCCTTGGTCCATCTGCGCGCCGGTGTTCTGCATCCCCGATTTTACGTTGACGTGCATGTCGTAGCCGCCGTCCACGACGGAGACAAAGCGCGCGCCCGCTTCGACGAGGCGGCGCGCCAACAGAAGGCGCTGGCCCATCGCGGTGCGGCCGTACGCGTCCTTCATCGCGTCCGGTTCGGCGGCGACATTGAAGGCTTCGCGCGCGTTCTGCGAACTGATGAGGGCGTAGGCGCGCTGGTAGTAGCTGTCCATCGCTTCGAGCACGTCCGTTTTTTCCATCGAGCGGAAGTGGCTGTCAACTGCGTTGAGCAGGCCCTTGCGGCCTTCCATGCGTTCGGGCGACACGCCGCCGGCGAGATTGAGATCGCGCACCTGGAATCCCTGGTTCACCGGCTCGCCCCCCACGGCGAACGCGCCGTATGCGGAACTGAGGTAGCCGGTACCCATGAACAAGGTGTTCGCGTCGGGGACCGCAACGTAGGCCGGCAGATCGTTGCGTGGACCGAACTCGTGCGAAACGACCGCGCCCATGCTCGGGTACACGATCGCGGGGCTTGGCTTAAAGCCGGTCATCATGTTGTGCGTGCCGCGTTCGTGGGCCGCTTCGCCGTGCGTCATTGAGCGGATTACGGCGAGCTTGTCGGCCTGCTGCGCGAGACGGGACATTGCGGCGCCGAACACGTCGCCGGTATTGGTATTGGCGAAGCCGAGTTCGCCGCGGTATTCGATCGGCGAGTAGGGCTTGGGGTCAAAGGTGTCGACGTGGCTCATGCCGCCGGCGAGGTAGATGAAGATACACGACTCTGCTTTCGCGGTGCTCTCGGCCTGCGCGTCCTGCAACCGGAAGTAGTCGCCTAAGGTGAGCCCGAGGCCGGAGATGAACCCCACTTTGAGAAAGTCCCGCCGGGAGCTCGAGAGCATTCTGTGGTAGCCTTGGCATCCAACTGAATCGCAACGTTCCATTGGTACAGCAACCTCCGTGGTAATTCCCCACCGCGGCCGGGACCGAATCCGGCTCTCGGGAAACTATTTCATCGTACGAGGGTATCCAATCGTCTTGCCGGTACTGCCACCTTCTCGCGAGTAGCGGCCTTTGCCGGACCGGATACACCTTCCCCTTGTAGCACTGGCCCATAGTATACCCGAACCGAGGCCCAAAGTTGCATGGAATATCAGGTATACGTCCGGAGTGAAATGTAAGGGTTTTGTGAGGGTTTTTGGGTGGATCTTGCGGGGAGCCGGGGTAGCCGCCGGTTCGGGGGCGGGGAATATTCCCGGAGGTTGGCGGTTGGCGGGTCGTTCTTGGATGCAAGCCAAATGGCTGATTCCGATTACGAGTCGTTGCCGGGCGGTGATTTAGGCGGACGGATGTCGGTACAGGTGTCAATATTGGTTGTGAGACGGACGTATGAGAACCAAGAATGGACGGTGCGCGGCTTGTGGCCGCAGCCGAAGAGTTTTGTCAATCAATTTCAGATTTGAAATTTCAGAATTTGAGTAAGCAACTCGTTGACGCAATAGAGCTTACGCGAGATGCGCAGGATTTTCTAGATATCTTCGGCAGAATCGGTATAACCCGCATTTCTCCCCGCCCCACGACATCGCAGTGGATGTAAAATCCCTTCGGTGCGGTGAGAAATGCTCACGAGTAAACCCTTGAGCGCATGGCGGGAGGATTCTTCACGCGAACACCCTGTAAAGGCGGGAACCTATGGAACTTCGTGTGACGCAATGGATTGTACACGTCTTTGCTGTTCGCGTGAAGAATCCGGGCCAACGGTTTGGACGGCCCAGAAGGGATGGGGCATGATTGGTCTATTTCGAAAACGGGGCAGTCATGATCGCGAAGCCGACGGCGTGGGTATGAGGGTGGCCTCGTTGCTCGTACGTCGAGGAAATGAACGGGTGGACAGCCGCCTGGGGGCGGGATGGAACGTTGGGGAGCGGGGCCTTGCGTAAGCGCAAATTGCGAAATGTCGTAGCCGACATGTCCGGTAGGTTTCGGTGCAAATCGAGTGTGCGATTACGATTACGAGCACGATCCTCCTTCACCGGATCGGCTTCGGAGGACAAATTGCGAGCACGAGCACGAAAACGCGGCTACGTTATATCTCGATTTGCTTTAGATTGACATTACGCGAGGGTGTACCTATACTTGGGCGGGGCGAAGTCCTTGGCTTCGCTTCGCGATGTCCTCGTGACAGGGGAATTGGCCGGATGCGTGCAGCTTACCGCGGCAGCGGTTTTCTTAGCGTTGGGAAGTGTTGGCGGAGCAAGGGTTTTCCCTTTCCAAAGTCATAACTGACAGCTAGTTACGTTTATTCGCCGCTGGGCCTCCTCCCTCTGGTCCGTCTCGGGGACGAACCGGGTCTAGAAGTTATCCCTGTTTTGGGACGGAGGTTTTTCCATGCTCGATCCAACGATGATGATCGTCGTTTGGATTGGGGCCGGCATACTCGTTGGCGTTATTGCGACTACGGTTGGCGCCAAGGTCATGGGCAGGAATTTGATGGGAACGGCGCGCCGCCAGGCGGCCCAAACCATCTCGGATGCAGAACGAGAAGCGGCCTCGATCCTCAAGGAATCCAACACCACACTGAAGGAACAGCGCATCCAGCTTCGCGAGGAGGCGGAGCGAGAGGCGCGGGAACTGCGCAAGGAGTTGGTGGCGGTAGAGAAGCGGATATTGGCGAAAGAGGAGACTGTTGACAAGCGCGCGGAACAGTTGGAGAAGAAGGCGGCAGAACTGGGCCAGAAGGACCGGGAACTTGCGCAGCGCGACGCATCGCTTGCGAAGAGGAACGAACGGCTCGAAGCGCTCATCGCCGACCAGACGCAGAAACTGGAAGTCATATCCGGTCTGAGCGCCGACGACGCGCGCAAGGAACTGTTCCACCAACTCGAAACCGAGGTACGGCGCGACACCGCGCTGCGGCTCAAGCGCGTTGAGGAGGAGTTGGTCGAAAACGCCGACAAGAAGGCGAAGTGGATCATCGGGCAGGCGATCCAGCGGTGCGCGGCAGACCATGTGACGGAATCGACGGTGTCGATGGTCCCGCTGCCGAGCGACGAAATGAAGGGCCGGATTATCGGACGCGAGGGGCGCAACATCCGCGCGCTGGAATCGGCGACGGGTATCAACGTCATTATCGACGACACGCCGGAGGCGGTGATTTTGTCGGGGTTCGATCCGGTGCGCCGCGAAGTTGCGCGGATTTCGCTCGAACGGCTCATCGCGGACGGGCGAATCCATCCCGCGCGGATCGAGGAAGTGGTCGAGAAAGTCAAAGAAGAGCTTGCGCAGACGATCAAGGAGATGGGCGAGCAGGCGTGCCTCGAAGTGGACGTGCACGGACTGCACCCGGAACTGATCAAGTTGCTGGGCCGGCTTGGGTACCGCACGTCGTACGGTCAGAACGTGTTGAAGCACTCGATGGAAGTGGCGCACCTTGCGGCGATCATGGCGGCGGAACTTGGCATCAACATTGCGGAGTGCAAGCGCGCGGCGTTGATTCACGATATCGGCAAGGCGGTGAGCCACGAGATGGAAGGTTCGCACGCGGTCATTGGGCACGACTTCTGCAAGAAGTTCGGGGAGAACGAGTTCATTGCGAACGCGGTCGGCGCGCACCACAACGAGATGGAGCAGAAGACCGTGATGGCGCTGGTGGTGCAGGCGGCGGACGCGTTGAGCGCGGCACGCCCCGGGGCGCGGCGCGAGACGGTCGAGACGTATATCAAGCGGCTCGAACAACTCGAGAAGATTGCGAACGAATTTCCCGGCGTCGATCGGTCGTACGCGTTGCAGGCGGGCCGGGAGGTGCGCATTGCGGTGTTGCCGGAGAAGATCAGCGACGCGGAGGCCTTGCAGCTCGCACGCGACGTTGCGCGCAAGGTTGAAGCGGAGATGACGTATCCGGGTCAGATTCGGGTGACCGTGGTCCGGGAGACGCGCGCCACCGAAATGGCGAAGTAGGCGCCGCGCGCGGATGCGGATTCTGTTCATCGGCGACGTGGTCGCGGGCAGCGGCCGCGAGTGTGTGAGGGCCTTGTTGCCCGCGTTGCGCGAAGAGCAGCGGATTGATTTGGCGGTTGCGAACGGGGAAAATGCCGCGGGCGGTCTGGGGGCGACGCCGCAGGTTATTCGCGAACTGGTGAATTCCGGGGTCCAGGCGGTCACGATGGGCAACCATACGTGGCGCAAGAAGGAACTGCTGCCGGAAATCGATGCGTTACCGTTGGTTGTGCGGCCGGCGAATTATCCCGCCGGCGTTCCGGGGCGCGGCAGTGTTGTTGTGGAACTGCCGGACGGACGCAGGGCGGGCATTGTGAGTTTGCTTGGCCGCGTATACATGGAGCCCTTCGACTGCCCGTTTGCGACGGGAAAGCGGGTGTGCGACGAATTGCGCGCGCAGACGCCGGTGGTGCTCGTCGATTTTCACGCGGAGGCGACGGCGGAGAAAGCCGCGATGGCGTGGCACCTTGACGGGGCGTGCACGGCGATTGTGGGCACGCACACGCACGTGCAGACCGCGGACGAACGCATCATGCCGAAGGGCACGGCGTTCATTACGGACGTTGGAATGACGGGGCCGCAGGATTCGGTTATCGGTCTTGACGCCGCGGAGAGTATTCGCAAGTTTACGACGGGTCTGCCGGGGAAGCATACGGTGGCGGAGGGGCGGCCCGCGCTGTGCGGCGTGATTATCGATGCGGACGATGCGAGCGGCAAGGCGAATACGATCGAGCGGGTGTATAGAGAGAACGGATAGCCATGCAACCTTGCGTGTCAGATTGGATTGAATACGGAGACTGACGGTTACGCGGACGCAAAGGACTAAAGGGACCCGAGGGACGCAGCGCGGCGTAGCGGTAACCAATGAGTTCGGTCAATCAATTTCAAATTTGAGATTTCAAAGAACTAACGCACTTAAGCCAATGAGCTTACGCGAGAAGTGCAAAATATCTTGGATATCTTTGGCAGAATCGATCTAACGAGGGCGTGTGCACTCGCGAGGTATTTCAAGGGTAGTTGGCATTCTTTCCGGGGCGCCGGGAGACCGCGAAGTGGCAAAGCAACGCTTTTCCTTCCTTCGTCACGCGAAGCGGGTGACTTCGTCGGAGAAGTCACGGGCGCGTTACGAAGTGGAAACTCCGTAGCGAGTGAAGCGATTGCGATTACGAGCACGATTACGAGCACGAGCACGATGATTCGGGCCGACTCGTTGAGACAGGGTTGGTTGATATAGATGTACTTCAAACAGCTTGAGCTGATTGGTTTCAAATCGTTCGCGGACCGGACGGTCGTGCGGCTCGAACCGGGTGTCACCGCGATTGTCGGTCCGAACGGTTGCGGCAAGAGCAACATACTGGATTCGCTGCGGTGGGTGTTGGGCGAACAGCGCGCAAAAGAGTTGCGCGGTTCGCACATGCAGGACGTGGTGTTCAACGGCAGCGAGAACCGGCATCCCGCGGGCATGGCGGAAGTGTCGGTGACGTTCGACAATTCCGATTCGGCGCTCCCCGTCGATTTTTCCGAGGTGCAGATTACGCGGCGCGTGTATCGCTCGGGCGAAAGCGAGTACTTCATCAACAAGGCCGCGTGCCGACTCAAGGACATCCACGAGATGTTCATGGACACGGGTATCGGCACGCAGGCGTATTCGATGGTGAGCCAGGGCAAGATGGACATGATTCTGTCGTCGAAGCCCGAAGACCGCCGCTATCTGTTCGAGGAAGCCGCGGGAATCATCAAATACAAGACGCGCAAGAAACTGGCGATCCGGCGTCTCGAATCGGCGGAACAAAATTTGTTGCGACTCGGCGACATCGTGAACGAGGTCGAACGCCAGATGCGTTCGCTCAAACGGCAAGTGAATGCGGCGATACGGTACCGGGAGTTGAGCGAGCAGTTGCGCGAGATCGAAATTCGCGCGGCGTGGCTCGAGTTCGTGCGGCTGACGGCGGAGATCGAGTCGTTGCGCGCTCAGTTTGCGGACGCGCGGGACCAGTACGAGGGCGTTTCGGCGCGGATTTCCACGTTGGAAGCGCGGCACGAGGAACTTGCGCTGCAGCGGCTCGAGGTCGAGCGTGTGCGCCTTGCGCGGCAGCAGGGTGTGTACGAGATCGAGTCCGAGATGGAGAAGATCGAGCGGCAGATCGCGTTGCACCGCCAGCAAATCGAATACGCGAAGAGCCGTTGCGACGAAGCGAGCACGGACCGGGACGAGCTTCTGGCGCGCGCGGCGTCGCTCGCGGCGCAGACGGCGCAGACAGACGAACGCGCCGTCGTCGCGCGCGCGGAGATCGACGCGTGCACAACGGCCATCGCGGACAAGAACGCCGCTCATGCGGCGGCGTCGGAACATGTAGCGGAGGCGGACGCGCGGCTCGAACAAATCCGCGCGCAGGTGACGGAGCGTGTCACGGACCGCGCGCGCACCCAGTCGGCGTTGGAGACGTTGGCGGAAAGCATCGCGAGTGTTGACGGACTGCTCGAGGCGTTGTACGAGAACCAGGACCGGCTGACGAAACGCCGCGAGGAACTGCTTTCCGTGCTCGAAACGGCGCGGCGTTCCGAATCGGAAAAGCTGGCGTCGTACGCGGAGCAGGATTCGCGGCGCGAACAGGCGGCCGCAACGCGGGCGGCGCACCAAAAGAGTTTGCAGGAAGTCGACGAGCGTTGGCGCGCGATGCGCGAGGAGAAGAGCAGCGTCGATGCGCGTTTGCGGTCGTTGCGCGAATTGCGCGACACGTACGAGGGGTTTGCGTTTGGCGTGCGCGCGGTAATGAAGGCGCGCGACGCGGGCGAGCTGGACGGCATCGTCGGTCCCATCGGCGATTTGCTTTCGTCGGACAAGGAATACGAGCGCGCGATCGAGGCGGCGCTTGGGGGCAACATCAACAACGTCGTCGCGGAAAACGCGGACAACGCGAAGCAGGCGATTGAATTTCTGAAGCGAAATACGGCGGGGCGGGTGACGTTCCTTCCGCTCGATACGATGCGCGGGGGCATGCGCGACGACAGCGATGCGCTCGAAGGCCAGCCGGGCGTAGTGGGCCCGGCGATTCGGTTCGTGCGCTATGAACCGCGCCTGCGGAGCGCCGTCGAATACCTTTTGCACAGCACGGTGATCGTCGAGACGCTGGATGATGCAATCCGTATTACACGTGGCCGGGCACACCACCCGCGCCTCGTGACGCTGGACGGCGAAGTCGTGTCGTCCGCGGGCGCGGTTACCGGCGGCCGGACGAAGCACGAGAGCCGCGGCCTGCTCGGGCGCAGCGCGGAAATCGCCGAACTCGAGGAACGCGCGCGTGCGATGGAACAGGACCTTGGCGGGCTTGTCGATCAGCGCAACGGCATCAACCAAGCGATTGCGGCGGCCTCGACCGAGATTGCGCAACTCGAATCGAACCTCAATACGTTGCGCAAGGAGATCAACGATCTCGGCGTCGATATCGCGCGGCAGAGCACGGAACTCGATAACGTGGTGGACGCCGCGCACGGCCTTGATCGCCAACGCGACGAACTGAGCTCGCGGCGCAACCAGTTCGAGGACCAGCGCAAGGAAGCGATGCAGCGCGCGGACACGATTCAAAGCGGCGACGAGGCGTTGCAGATTGAAATGTCGGACGCGCAGGAGGCGGCGTCAGCGGCGCGGGAAGCGTTGTCCGTGTTGGCGAGCGAGTTGGCGGACTTGCGCGTGCAGCAGGCGGCGTTGGCGCAGCGGCTCGAGGAAATCGAGCGCGATCGGCAGCGCGAGTCGCGCGACCGCGATCAGGCGCTTGCCGCGGCGGAGCAACGCGATCAGTTGATCGAGCAGTTGACGAAAGAACAGACGACGGTCGAAGCGGAGATCGCGCAGCAAATCGAGCGATCGAAGTCGCTTTCGGAATCGCGCGAGGAAGCGAGCAAGAAGGCCGTCGAAGCGCAGAACCAGTTGCAGACGTTGCTGGACGAAACCGAAGCGCTCGACAAGGAACTCAAGGAACAGCGCGAAATCGCGCGCGCGGCGCAGGCGGACGTCCACCGCATCGAGATGGGATTGCGGCACGACGAAGACCGCGTGGGCTTTTTCCAGGAGCGGATCGCGAGCGAGTACGCGGTGTCGCTCGCCGCGCTCGAAGCGGAGCAGGTCGGCACGGACGATTACGAC from Candidatus Hydrogenedentota bacterium encodes:
- the smc gene encoding chromosome segregation protein SMC, encoding MYFKQLELIGFKSFADRTVVRLEPGVTAIVGPNGCGKSNILDSLRWVLGEQRAKELRGSHMQDVVFNGSENRHPAGMAEVSVTFDNSDSALPVDFSEVQITRRVYRSGESEYFINKAACRLKDIHEMFMDTGIGTQAYSMVSQGKMDMILSSKPEDRRYLFEEAAGIIKYKTRKKLAIRRLESAEQNLLRLGDIVNEVERQMRSLKRQVNAAIRYRELSEQLREIEIRAAWLEFVRLTAEIESLRAQFADARDQYEGVSARISTLEARHEELALQRLEVERVRLARQQGVYEIESEMEKIERQIALHRQQIEYAKSRCDEASTDRDELLARAASLAAQTAQTDERAVVARAEIDACTTAIADKNAAHAAASEHVAEADARLEQIRAQVTERVTDRARTQSALETLAESIASVDGLLEALYENQDRLTKRREELLSVLETARRSESEKLASYAEQDSRREQAAATRAAHQKSLQEVDERWRAMREEKSSVDARLRSLRELRDTYEGFAFGVRAVMKARDAGELDGIVGPIGDLLSSDKEYERAIEAALGGNINNVVAENADNAKQAIEFLKRNTAGRVTFLPLDTMRGGMRDDSDALEGQPGVVGPAIRFVRYEPRLRSAVEYLLHSTVIVETLDDAIRITRGRAHHPRLVTLDGEVVSSAGAVTGGRTKHESRGLLGRSAEIAELEERARAMEQDLGGLVDQRNGINQAIAAASTEIAQLESNLNTLRKEINDLGVDIARQSTELDNVVDAAHGLDRQRDELSSRRNQFEDQRKEAMQRADTIQSGDEALQIEMSDAQEAASAAREALSVLASELADLRVQQAALAQRLEEIERDRQRESRDRDQALAAAEQRDQLIEQLTKEQTTVEAEIAQQIERSKSLSESREEASKKAVEAQNQLQTLLDETEALDKELKEQREIARAAQADVHRIEMGLRHDEDRVGFFQERIASEYAVSLAALEAEQVGTDDYDEETRTQMVADIRGRLQKMGDVNLTAIEEYEELEKRHAFLQTQMRDLNQAREALLGVIERSDKRIREMFMDTFNRIGENFGHYFRRLFNGGQARVYLIDEDDPLESGIEIEARPPGKKPTSISLLSGGESAMTAVALLFSIFKAKPSPFCVLDEVDAPLDDANIGRFLGLLEEFVDQSQFVVITHNKQTMAKADALYGVTQQERGVSQLVSVKFDGK